One Trichosurus vulpecula isolate mTriVul1 chromosome 7, mTriVul1.pri, whole genome shotgun sequence genomic region harbors:
- the MUCL3 gene encoding mucin-like protein 3: MGASDRSTSVSSKSKATSHEGTGTLDKTTTEPPKTITIYHEGMRTSDRTIPHLDKTTGDAPKDNGTSGTTTSLSQITSTSRESTGASDRTTSVSPKTVTTNHEGMGASDRSTSVSSKTVSPKTITTSHEGMGTSDRTTAVSLKITDTSHKGMGTSITRDLNKVTGASNRTPAFDKTTGLTIAVSDKVTESLGTSSTSTSASDKTIGTTEPTTVMGSSDKTITFGGTSEKMTKSLERTTGIYKTATSSNQTLEASDKTTQILDKTTKTSGATRASEKTTEPLDNTTHKSPSTPFNTSTIPYLPLQVTSEKTFAPFTTLNNNQELNSTKSVSDNWPDPKTDHSRGESQNGATQGMLEGNSFPAWAIVIVVLVAVILLLLFIGLLIMAVYIIRIRHHQMTTDREENDAEDEVGPNSYPVFLMEQQTLGRSPLPLP, translated from the exons ATGGGGGCCTCAGATAGAAGCACATCTGTGTCATCCAAGAGTAAAGCTACCTCCCATGAGGGCACAGGAACCTTGGACAAGACCACAACTGAACCACCCAAGACCATAACTATCTACCATGAGGGAATGAGAACCTCAGACAGGACCATACCTCACTTAGATAAGACTACAGGAGATGCCCCTAAGGATAATGGAACCTCAGGAACGACAACATCTCTCTCACAGATCACCAGCACCTCACGTGAGAGCACAGGAGCCTCAGACAGAACCACATCTGTCTCACCCAAGACCGTAACTACCAATCATGAAGGAATGGGGGCCTCAGATAGAAGCACATCTGTGTCATCCAAGA CTGTCTCACCCAAGACTATAACTACCTCTCATGAGGGCATGGGAACCTCAGACAGAACCACAGCTGTCTCACTCAAGATAACAGACACTTCCCACAAGGGAATGGGAACCTCCATTACAAGAGATTTGAACAAAGTCACTGGAGCATCAAATAGGACACCTGCATTTGACAAAACCACAGGCTTGACTATAGCTGTTTCAGACAAGGTAACTGAATCCTTAGGAACCTCAAGCACATCTACATCTGCTTCTGACAAAACCATAGGAACCACAGAACCAACCACAGTCATGGGAAGTTCAGACAAAACCATAACTTTTGGGGGAACCTCAGAAAAGATGACCAAATCCTTAGAAAGGACCACAGGCATCTACAAGACTGCAACATCTTCAAATCAAACTCTGGAAGCTTCAGACAAAACTACCCAAATTTTAGATAAAACCACAAAAACTTCAGGAGCCACAAGAGCTTCAGAGAAGACCACAGAACCTTTGGACAACACTACCCATAAATCTCCATCTACTCCCTTTAACACTTCAACTATCCCTTATCTGCCACTCCAGGTTACTAGTGAGAAAACCTTTGCCCCTTTCACAACTCTCAACAACAACCAGGAGCTGAATTCTACCAAATCGGTCAGTGACAACTGGCCAGATCCGAAAACAGATCATTCAAGAGGAGAGTCCCAGAATGGAGCAACCCAGGGGATGCTGGAGGGGAATTCTTTTCCTGCCTGGGCCATTGTCATTGTAGTTCTGGTGGCGGTGATCCTCCTGCTGCTATTCATTGGCCTACTCATCATG GCTGTCTACATAATCCGAATACGTCACCATCAGATGACAACAGACCGAGAGGAAAATGATGCAGAAGATGAGGTTGGCCCCAATTCTTATCCTGTCTTCCTGATGGAGCAGCAAACACTGGGTCGGAGCCCATTACCGTTACCTTAG